In the Zingiber officinale cultivar Zhangliang chromosome 5A, Zo_v1.1, whole genome shotgun sequence genome, GTAGCAATCTTCTTTCTTTTCCCACAGATAAAGATGGCATGTCAAAATTTTAATGCACACCCCGAGAAAATCTTAAATTCTAAAACCggatagatttttttaaaaaaaaaaaaaaagagctcaCATCCTTAAATTTTCATGCATAAAATaagatgatatttattttattttacacaTTCAAATTTGATATCTGAAATAGCATTTGACATGGAAATAATAATCAAAACACTGGCGATCACAAATTAAGGCCTGTTCTTTTCTACTCCTGTCAGTTTAGTTGCAGGATGTATCTTATCTTTGAGTCCaatagtgcagattttgatttATGCCTGGAAAGTTAACAGAGCATGCACTTAAGTAAATAGATAGTATCAAAGACGACTTGATTTCCTCAAAGCAGCAGGTTTAAAGCTAGCGATCCCTGTGATCTCCCTGGCAGTTACCATACTGTTTATATCGTAGGTTCCTTCGTATGTGTAAATTGGTTCCACATCACAAAATGCCTGAAATAATAACCAATAAAGCATGTCAAGTGTGAAGTCTTCAATATCAATAGCACTTGTAAGCCAGCTAGCACAAATATTCTCTTACTTTTTTCTCCAGAGGAAATTAAACCAAAATGGCATATTATGTTGTTTGAGATCTTACAAGATACAAAGAACACTTAGAAAATAGGAGTCATCACTAAGACACTAACACTCTTGTTTGATTGACATGCTTGATACTTTTTCATGAAAATGAAATTTCAACCTATAATTTACTATTTTGCATATGATTATATCTGAATACTTTTTCTTAACATTTCACAGTACAATGGACCAAGATTGAGAAAATATAAAGGCGGAAATAATTTGTAGACTCAAGTAAACATTTCAGATAAGTCATCTCTACCATGTGAAAATTGGATGATCTCTGAAAGCTACAATAAGAATAACACTCAAAATATAGTTGAGCAGTCGAAAACCACATTAGGAACATGTCGATAAAACTTAGCTGGTTAATATCTTCAAATACATACAGTATCAACAAGAATTTATGTGTCCAACAAAGAACTACTGGATATTAACCTGCATATATTACCCCTGTGAATTGATATCAGCTGCTAGACCGGCTGATTTAATGAAATCAATCTAGGATGATAGCTGTAGTTGCTTTCTACAATGATTTGTACTTGCACCCATATTAATAAAAGGAGGCCAAAGAAATACAATAGTAATTAGTGAAGGGCTGGCACAGTTCTAAGAAAAAACATTTCCAAACAAAGTTTACTATtgaatataataatataatataataattattGTAGTTTTAGAGTTTATGCTGAACAATGAACAAAATAAACTAATAAGAATAAGACAACATACTAACCAGCATAGTTATATACACATATGTTTGTATAATCTCAAGAGTTCAATTCAATTCTACCAGTTTGTATAGGTTCAAACCAAACCGTATTAACTTTACCTATCTTGTAAACCAAAACCAAACagataaatcattttttttagtttGGTTCGAGATTGATTCATCAGTCTAGGAAGGGTTacagatgccacccctacaattCAAAAGCACTGTATATTCATGAGCGTATGAGTATATGGACACAAGTAATTCAAGAAGTAAAATATCTTTCAAAGTTTAAGTCCTCATAAGTTTGCTTAATGTCATCATAAGTTGAGATAATATTTGGACAAAAGTCATTATTAGAAGACAATCATTAGCAAAGAAAAAGAATTTTGTATTTCGTATAATTAAGAGAGAGCAATCCTTTACCTTTGCAACTAGAAAATCAGCCAAAATTCCATTGCCACCGAGTAATTCTCGCCCAAGGGAAACAGTCTCCCTCGCCTTTAAGGTAATCCATGCCTAAAATTACCAACAAAATCCAATTGATAAAATTAACTGAGTCATTTTAAACTAAAGACAACCGCTTGACGGTGTTCTTTTATATAAATCTAGAATTTACCTTTCCCAAGCTTGCTTGCCCTGCAGTCATCTTCCCAGATTCATACAATTTGCATAGACGCCAACCAATGAGAAGCATTGCTTGAATATTACCAAGCATGCGAACAAGCTTTTCCTGATTAAGCTGAAATGCTGCTAATGGGGCTCCAAACTGCTTTCTCTCTTTCAAGTACCTGTTTTCACTCGAGCCTTTAGTATATTACATACTCTAGACCTCTGCAAAATGATTATACAATTACAGTTCATACCTGTTGCATATATCAAAGACTCCCATCACTATCCCAATTGGTTGCCATGCAACCATAACACGTGAAACAGCAAGAACCTGTTTGAGTGGATAAAAAAACATTCAATAGCAAAAACAAACAATTGAAAAGCAGAAAAGACAACAATGTGCGTATTAGCTGTACACAAGATCCTGTAAGCAAATAATCAAAGGGAATATTAAAAAGATCTCCAACTTCATTGACATTGGCTAACACAATGGTCTAATCCTAGGAAATTTCTAAACACAAACCAATTAGTTGAGTTAAattagaacattacaagaagtaTTATGATGAAGAGTGCATATCTTTCAACAGATAAATCAGTTAGTTCCATCAAAATCAAAACAATATCACTATTATAAGAAAGGATTGTCATAACTTTCTTGTTTGCAAGCATTTCAGTGTGTCACCTTGTTTGTGTCTTGAAAGGAGTTTACACCTGGTAACCTATCTTCATCAGGGACAAAAACTTTTTCCAAAACAATATCACCATTCTGAACCATCCTCAGGCCAATCTTATTTTCAATTTTTGTGGTCTTTAATCCAGGAGCACCCTTCTTCACAATAAATCTGCAACATGTAACACAGGCCATTTTCTTTAGTATTAGCTAAAAAAAACCTCAGGCTTTCTTGTTGCTTGTGTCATGCTAGGTTATTTTTTGAatcataagaaaaaaattaagctTTACCCATTTATCTGGTTAGTACTAGTATTCCTTGCAAAAATAATTAGCAGATCAGCAAATGTACTATTTCCAATCCATCGTTTTTGGCCAGATATAACCCAACCTCCTGAAACCTAATCAAGaagtaaaagaaaaatcaaatttgTTTCATGATGAAAAGATTCAATGTAGATGACATAACTTTTAAGTTTACAAACCTTAGTGGCTATTGTTTTCAATGCACTAGCATCACTTCCATAATCTGGTTCCGTTAATGCCTATACAAAAAAAGTCAGCAAACCACTAACTAATTTTAAATCAAAAGGAACTAGAAACTCATCATACCCAACAAGCTATTTTATCGAGTTTGGCAAGCGATGGTAAATATTTCTCTTTTTGTGCATCTGATCCACACAGTGCTGAcctcaacaacaacaaaaaaaggtAAGAGATTCAGCCAAAGAAACACACTGtatgattaaattaaaaaatttgtatAACTAACTCAAGAAGAAATTTAAATCCCACCAATTGTAAGCATCGCCAACGAAGAATGGACTAAAATAAATGTAGAGCAACTAGCATCAACTCTAGCAATTTCTGCTGTGGCAATAGCACTAGCAGTAATAGAGAGCCCTGGGCACCCATATCCCTGTAGAAACATTGTTTAAATTGTCTTCTGGCACATACAGACTAAGAAGAATCAATCAAAAATAACCACAATATAAATACCTTTATAGTCCCTCCAGCAACACTTAACTCAGCAAGCTTAGGAATAATGTGAAAAGGAAATGCAGCCTTCTCCCAGTACTACAAAAATAGAAGTTCCACCTTTTAATAACTAGCAAATCTTAGCGTGAATTAGATACACCCAAATTATACCCATGGCCACACTACATCATATGCATAACATGATTGCAATATTAATCAAGAATAGATAATCAATATTTGAGAGTACCTAAAGCTGCACAATCATGGGACCCAAGGAGAGTGACATTTACATCTAGTAATCATAGTAGATGGACAGGATTACAGCAAGTAAAGTAAGCAAAGATGACAAAGTGAGATGCATGTGCTATAATAAGAGAGATATAGTGTGGTCATGGAAGGATCTCTGTGTCAATTAGATTACAATATTAGTGTCACCATCAATTAGTTATTTGAGATAACTACAAGGAATTTCTAAATCATGATAGTTCAAAATCTAGTAACAAGAGTCTCATATTCAGTTTCACACATTGTCATCAATACTCTGGCATTATATTAGAGCTTTATGGCAAGTTTTGGTATATATTAAGGGACCCTTGAAACCCTAGTTGATAATCCAGTTTGGCCTCCTTTCTACTCTTAActgcttgttttgtttgctttATGCATTGGCTCTTATATTATTTTCCTTTCTACATTTATAACAAAATATGCATACTCTACACTTAATATTTTCTTGAATTATTTTTGCATAATTTTGTCTATGGATATCAATTGCTTCATTAACATGGTCAATGATTTTACAATTTGCTTAATCATTATTGCTTTCATTGCCATTGTTACGTGCCTTGACACATATGTAATTTAACATGCTAAATGGGACAAACAAAATGAATACTTAATCAAGATCTAGGTATGGTTTGCAACCACAAGTATGTATTACTGGTGATTACACTTAATTGGTCCCTGGCGAGTGTGCCATGTTGAGCATGCACGGAGTCCCTTTTTATGGCTTCAAAATGCAGGAGGAAAACCCATATATCCCTAATCTTCAGCCTAATTAAACTATAATGCTAAAATAGAATGATATAGCATATTGCACtattaagaatattttaattGTGGTGTTATTTTCTATACATCCTTTGTTTCTCCGCTAGCCATTTTCTACATTCATATAGCTGCATTCCTGCTGGCTCTTTTCCTTAGTTGATATTCCTTTGCTTTTGCTTCATGATTTACCTAAGGAAAATCCTATGAGAGGTTAAATGATTATTTTGAGACTTATTTGTTACTAGGTTTTCATGTAGATTTTTCATGAAGGCCTTCAAAGGCTTCTTCATCTGTGTTATTCTTCTTTTtcgcattttttattcttttagtaTTATGTAGCTAGTATCTTTAAAGGTTTCAATGTGtacaaatataatttttatcaataaaatATGCTTTTTTTTATTTGCCCCTTTGCATGTTCTAACTAGTGAGCAGCGACAGGTTGTATCATATGCATGCATTTTATAATGCCCTTGTCACATAGACCAACAAGAATGACACAAGTGATGTTGATGGAAATGGTGTGACTGCAAGTTAATCCATCCCTATTCATTAGGGTTAGGAGTCATTTGGATTGTTACGGGTGCCCACCACAGTACTCATGTATGACTTAACAAATGCATTTTTTAGATTGTCAAAAGTGTTTGTTACAATATATAGTGGCTTGAGGATCAAACAAAATTATATTTGGATACAAGTAACTAGCAACATACATAGACTGGCCTTTCATTGCTCTTAGAATTTGTAGAAAAAGTAGATGTGACTAGAAGATATAGCATATAAGTATTTCAATATAATACCAATCACTATGATTATTTGACCACATCACTTCAAGAAATTCCAGAAATGATAAGAAGTTACCTCTGCCATTATTGGAGCTACTTCTTTTTCCATTACACCTCGGACTCTTTTACATAAGGCCCTCTCTTCTGAATTCAACAAATCATCAAACTGATAGTAGTCAAATGCTGTAGAAGAGGCACAAATCAGAAAATAGAAGAGAACTTGCAACAAAAATGTATACCACCACATCAACAAACTGAAGTCACAACCATCTGTCATCAAGCACATTATTCTTTATTTGGAAGAGTGGTTTAAAAGACACACTTCTTGATCAAAGGTGTTTTTTCATaattacaaagaaaaactagttttgTCAAACTTCAACAGGAAAACTAAAAAGTAATTGTTGGTGAAAGCTTGTggagtgtttaaaaaaaaattgatttttttcttATAGGAAACTTTGTCTTTTACTCTTCTTCATTTAGAAATACCCTGTCAATGGCAACTCCAGAAAtacttattaaattattattctaAGCATATAATTTGATAGTTACATGATATTCTTGTAAATGTACATTAGTGATGCTCTAAATCTATAACTATGAGCTGAAAATACAAATACTTACAAGTTTATTAATTAAAATCTCATTCATATTAATATTGCATTGAATTCAATTATGTATAATGTAAGAATTATATACAATATAGTAATTATAACTCTCTAACAATGTCCATTTAAGGCATTTACACTCTCAATGTGCTTTTATCACAATTTTACCAAacacttaaacaataaaaatCACTTCGGTGTATCAAACAAATTAGCAATTTCCCCCACAACACCTTTCTCAATGTAGCTTTTTTGTGCCTGCAAAAGTTATATCAGACTAAGCCTTAATTTATTCCCACTGCTAAGCTTTATGTAAGATTGTTCATTACTAATACTAAGGTCATTTAGATCTTTTCATGTTTTTACTGATATGAAGGTCATTTCAATCTTGTCAATGTTTCGCATAAAAAATTTTAGTTACTTTACTCCTTATatgattaatatttatttatctcaacaGTCTATCGAATATTGTGGAACTTAGGTCTTGGCTGGTGTGTTTCATATCATCTTACATATTTTTACTCATTTCCTCATCAACTAAGGTTGCATATAATTATTCACAAACAATAATAGttttctaattttctctcctATAAACTCCACAGATCTTATGGTTGACATTTAGCTGTGCCAATTTTTGGGTGTGATAACTTTTTTCCCCAATATTCTGAATCATAAAGCACGAAAGaccataaaaaatatttaaaaaaatcatttgatGTTAGAAACAAACAACAATCACGAACAATATACTGAACAAAATCTTGAATATAAAAACTTCAAAACTATGAGCTTGTAAGAAGTTAAGAAGAAGCAAGAATATAAAGGATACCACAAATTTCTAAATAAGATGAGAGATGGTTATGACCTATGGTGAAAATTTTGGATATAGTATAATCTGATAGGACTATACAGAGTCAGTTGCTTGGGGAATCTTCTGTGATCCTCTCATAAATTTCATCAAGATCCCCAACAAAGACATGCTTATATAACCCAACCCCCATTACTAAAAATAACAAAAGATTAACTCAACTTCATGTAATGTAGGTAGATAGTAGTGTGAATGAATCCCATGAATGAACCATCTATCCCAATATACCTACCAACTAAAATTTTAGGGAGATGAAAGTTATGCACAAGTTTTCCCTACTGAATCACTGAAACAGATTGATCCAACACTAGCCTAGACGGCTAGACCTTATAAATTCTAACTACAATTGTCTACATATTCCCAATGAAAAAGATGAACTACAGCACTTAAGGATTTGAATGTAGCATTTATTTATCCTTAAGAGTTTTTAGACCTATAAAAATTAGCAAGAAGTCACTACTTCATGTGTTTTTAATGTCAAGACTTTTCATTCAAACCAAGACAACATatcatgctcaacatgaaattaGTACCTGTCGATCAAATAAAGGAAAGgactattaaaaaaaatacatgctAGAGTAAATAATCATCTTACATGCAGGAGGAAAGATTGATGCTGGTGTTGCTTGAGGAAATGCAACTGAAAGCTCTAGTGGGGCTCCAGATTGTGGATCAATGGTACCATTGGATTGATCACCTGGTAAGATTAGAGAAACAACTTCTCAGACTATTGATATCATAAGAAAATTTACGAACTACTATCTTGATAGAGTACTTAAATATCCAGTCATGAAGCATCATATATTCAAATAACAAATATTTAAAATGGCAACACCTTATCACACATGCAGGACACTTTACCATCCCCACTGAGAAAGATTAGAAAATGAATTGTGGAAAACTAGTTTATGCATAGCAAAAgtcaagtaaataattaatgtcAGGTATCCAATACAACAACTACCAAACCTTATTCCACCAGGTActgtcggctatatggatccttttatgtCATTGGGCTCTATCCCCTGCTATATTatcttttatatttaaataaattttatattgttttattattgcgaaccaagtctttttttggcattcctcttcctcgtttgatatacaCATTTGTGATAGTTTCACATTGTCTAAGtaaagcatttattggtcgtacatgtccgtaccatcttaaacagaTGCAACATCAACTttctttctaatatttttatttcttatcctATCAATTCTTATATGCTCACACATCCTTCTGCTTATATGCTCGAGTCATAactcaacattcaactccatataaaaCAACAGGTCTAACCGCCATTTTGTAAAACCttcctttaaattttagaagtactttacgatcacaaatAACACCTGACACTCTTCTTCATTTCAACCATcccgcttgtattctatgtaagacatctctcaatctctccatcatttttgtaaaaatgatcttaaatacttaaaactaaaattttgtcCTTACTCTACTAAATTTAAAGTCTTTCACTTTTAGCATTTCCGACCAAGATTCGACTCCTTCACATATCTCATCTACCAAAGCAATATCATGCACTGCGGTACCATTTCTTGGATGTGTCCAGTGGATTCATAATCATGTACTTAGAGTTGATaattgatgtaaccctatcttcaTAGGAAATGTTTCGGTTAATTAGCCTGAAATCTTCATTTTTAACAttatatcctcatacatatccttaattggtttaatatatgCTATGATAACATCTCTCTTTTCTAGACTTCTCTATATAATTTCCCTTGGGACTTTATTTTAAGCTTTTTTCAATAATATCATATGTAAGTTTGCTTCTGTTGtcaatacttttcaattagttacCTAAAGATCCACAAAAAAAACACGACTTGATGTGTTAACCATTGTAGAATCTTTAGATTACACAAAGTAACAAGTCAAACAAAAAGTAGCATAAAAAAACACGATTTGATGTGTTAACCATTGTAGAATCTTTAGATTACACAAAGTAATAAGTCAAACAAAAAGTAGCAGAGAACTTCAAATTTAGTGGCTGTTGagataccaaaaaaaaaatacaaaaaaaaggaGTTTGAACAAAGCTTCATCCTGGATTAATGTAACTCTTTCCATGTGCATATACATGGTGCAATCAATGCCTCAAGGTGGTGTTCAACTAACGTATTTTGGTGTGGTTGACAAAGGATTATAAGTTAGCTTTTTTACTTGTGTTATTAATGTGTGCGTGGAGTTTGCAATGGCTTGGTAGCATGCACATGGAGCTTGCGGAGCTTGAGTCATTGAGTTGACTTTGTCGCAACCAAGTTAGTTCAGCTCAAGGCTCAAGAGGTTCGCGAGTTTAGAGAAGGATATTATGGGACAACCGAGTGAGCTCCTCAGTGACCATAGGACGAGGAGATTGGGGCTAGTTCTTTATCTTTGGAGTCATAAGAGGTGGACTTCGTAGGTGATAATGAAGGCAGGCATGGGAGACAAGTTGTGGGTCTGTTGCATCTGAGGGATTGAGGTCCTTAAGAAAAGTGATCTCTTAGACAACATAAAGTTATGATGGCCAGAAGATAAATCAGATAGGCTTGATTGAAGGCCTTCAACCGAAAAACTTGAGTTGTCTAATTAAGATCTTATCCAACCCAATCAATTGGATGCATGATGAAAAAAGTCTTCCTGGTACACGTAGCTATCGTCAATGCTAGATTCCCGAGAAAGGGTTGGGATACATTCAATTCTATTATACGTAGTCTTGCCTTGTAttgtaagaggttgtttccaCGACTTAAACCCGTGATCACAAGGTCACGACAACAACTTTatcattgcgccaaggctccccttcggcTGAATGCATAATAAGTTGACTAAAAATATTAACCGTCAACTAGATGAAGACTTAGTTGATTTTATCATTGGTAGATAAAGTTTTCTTGTTTGAATATCATTCGATTGGCCGTTGAGTTGACTAATTCCAACCAAAAGCTATCAAAATGAGATCTTTTATCTTTATTTGGATGCAACCTTTTTACTATAAATAGGGACGCAAGGGAACATTGAATAGACAACTTATCCACAACAAGCATTCACTTTTTTGTGCTCATTCTAAGGCTTCTGGTGCTTATGTCAGGTAATATCTTCCCTGtgcttatattttatatttacaaGACAATATTttatatgaggtttctccacttctCTCAAAGGAGTCTTTCATAGTGAAAATTTCCATCTTGATCCATCTATCCATCGCAAGGTCATGGAGTAGTACTTGAAGTCCTTGCTTGTTAGCATTTGTGCTTTCTCTCATTATTTTACATATCCACTGATCTCAATCTTTATATTTAACTTTGTGCGAGAAAGAAATTTTGTTTTTCAGGTTGAGAG is a window encoding:
- the LOC121981327 gene encoding acyl-coenzyme A oxidase 4, peroxisomal-like, which encodes MASSRRGDQSNGTIDPQSGAPLELSVAFPQATPASIFPPASFDYYQFDDLLNSEERALCKRVRGVMEKEVAPIMAEYWEKAAFPFHIIPKLAELSVAGGTIKGYGCPGLSITASAIATAEIARVDASCSTFILVHSSLAMLTIALCGSDAQKEKYLPSLAKLDKIACWALTEPDYGSDASALKTIATKVSGGWVISGQKRWIGNSTFADLLIIFARNTSTNQINGFIVKKGAPGLKTTKIENKIGLRMVQNGDIVLEKVFVPDEDRLPGVNSFQDTNKVLAVSRVMVAWQPIGIVMGVFDICNRYLKERKQFGAPLAAFQLNQEKLVRMLGNIQAMLLIGWRLCKLYESGKMTAGQASLGKAWITLKARETVSLGRELLGGNGILADFLVAKAFCDVEPIYTYEGTYDINSMVTAREITGIASFKPAALRKSSRL